The sequence gaccctctgacagtgcggcactccctcagtactgaccctctgacagtgaggcgctccctcagtactgaccctctgacagtgcggcactccctcagtactgaccctctgacagtgcggcgctccctcagtactgaccctctgacattgcgtcattccctcagtactgaccctctgacagtgcggcactccctcagtactgaccctctgacagtgcggcactccctcagtactgaccctctgatagtgcggcactccctcagtactgaccctctgacagtgcggcactccctcagtactgaccctctgacagtgcggcactccctcagtactgaccctttgacagtgcggctctccctcagtactgaccctctgacagtgcggcactccctcagtactgaccctctgacagtgcggcactccctcagtactgaccctctgagagtgcggcactccctcagtactgaccctctgacagtgcggcactccctcagtactgaccctctgacagtgcggcactccctcagtactgaccctctgacagtgcggcactccctcagtactgaccctctgacagtgaggcgctccctcagtactgaccctctgacagtgcggcactccctcagtactgaccctctgacagtgcggcgctccctcagtactgaccctctgacagtgcggcactccctcagtactgaccctctgacagtgcggcactccctcagtactgaccctctgacagtgcggcactccctcagtactgaccctctgacagtgcagcactccctcagtactgaccctctgacagtgcggcactccctcagtactgaccctctgacagtgcggcactccctcagtactgaccctctgacagtgcagcactccctcagtactgaccctctgacagtgcagcactccctcagtactgaccctctgacagtgaggcgctccctcagtactgaccctctgacagtgcggcactccctcagtactgaccctctgacagtgcagcactccctcagtactgaccctctgacagtgcagcactccctcagtactgaccctctgacagtgcagcactccctcagtactgaccctctgacagtgaggcgctccctcagtactgaccctctgacagtacggcactccctcagtactgaccctctgacagtgcggcgctccctcagtactgaccctctgacagtgcggcactccctcagtactgaccctctgacagtgcggctccctcagtactgaccctctgacagtgcggcactccctcagtactgaccctctgacagtgcggcactccctcagtactgaccctctgacagtgcggcactccctcagtactgaccctctgacagtgcggcactccctcagtactgaccctctgacagtgcggcactccctcagtactgaccctctgacagtgcagcactccctcagtactgaccctctgacagtgcggcactccctcagtacagaccctctgacagtgcggcactccctcagtactgaccctctgacagtgcggcactccctcagtactgaccctctgacagtgcggcactccctcagtactgaccctctgacagtgcggctctccctcggtactgaccctctgacagtgcggcgctccctcagtactgaccctctgacagtgcggcactccctcagtactgaccctctgacagtgcggcactccctcagtactgaccctctgacagtgcggcctggATTATGAAGTTCGGGCCAAATTAGTCTTTATTCCGTTATGATCTGACTTAAATATAAAGTCCTGTCTTCGTCTCAACCTGCAAGGGGTTGGGGTGGTTGAGGGCTCCTTCAGATGTATGTgcatctgtatgtgtgtgtgcatgtgtgtgtgaatatgtatgtgtgtctgtgcatgtgtgtgtgtgtttgtgtatgtgcgtGCGGCCGTCTCCTAATATGTGTACCTGTGCATGTGACTGCCTCCATATAGATGTATGTGCGTGGGTGTACCTGAGTATGTGTGTCTGtccatatgtatgtgtgtgtttctgtccatgtgtgtgtgtgcgtgtgtccatgtgtgtgagtgtctgctcatgtgtgtgtgtctgtccatgtatgtgtgtgtctgtccatgtatgtgtgtatgtgtgtgtccatgtatgtgtgtgtgtgtgtctgtccatgtatgtgtgtatgtgtgtgtgtgtgtctgtccatgtatgtgtgtgtgtgtgtgtgtctgtccatgtctgtgtgtgtgtctgctcatgtatgtgtgtgtgtgtgtgtgtgtgtgtctgcccatgtctgtgtgtgtgtctgtccatgtctgtgtgtgtgtgtgtgtgtgtgtatgtgtgtgtgtctgtccatgtatgtgtgtgtgtgtgtgtgcgtgtgtgtgtgtgtgtctgtccatgtatgtgtgtgtgcgtgtgtgtgtgtgtgtgtgtctgtgtgtgtgtgtgtgtgtctgtccatgtctgtgtgtgtgtgtctgtgtgtgtgtgtgtctgtccatgtctgtgtgtgtatgtgtgtgtgtatctgtccatgtctgtgtgtgtgtgtgtgtgtgtgtctgtccatgtctgtgtgtgtgtgtgtgtgtgtgtgtctgtccatgtctgtgtgtgtgtgtctgtgtgtgtgtgtccatgtctgtgtgtgtgtgtgtctgtccatgtctgtgtgtgtgtgtctgtgtctgtgtgtgtgtgtgtgtgtctgtccatgtctgtgtgtgtgtgtctgtgtgtgtgtgtgtgtctgtccatgtctgtgtgtgtatgtgtgtgtgtatctgtccatgtctgtgtgtgtgtgtgtgtgtgtctgtccatgtatgtgtgtgtgtctgtgtgtgtgtctgtccatgtctgtgtgtgtgtctgtccatgtctgtgtgtgtgtgtgtctgtccatgtctgtgtgtgtgtgtgtgtctgtccatgtctgtgtgtgtgtgtctgtgtgtgtgtgtctgtgtgtgtgtgtctgtgtgtgtgtgtgtgtgtgtgtctgtccatgtctgtgtgtgtgtgtctgtccatgtctgtgtgtgtgtgtgtgtgtgtgtctgtccatgtctgtgtgtgtgtgtctgtgtgtgtgtgtgtgtgtgtgtccatgtctgtgtgtgtgtgtgtctgtccatgtctgtgtgtgtgtgtctgtgtgtgtgtgtctgtgtgtgtgtgtgtgtgtctgtccatgtctgtgtgtgtgtgtctgtgtgtgtgtgtgtgtctgtccatgtctgtgtgtgtatgtgtgtgtgtatctgtccatgtctgtgtgtgtatgtgtgtctgtccatgtctgtgtgtgtgtgtgtgtgtgtgtgtgtctgtccatgtctgtgtgtgtgtgtgtgcctgcccatgtatgtgtgtgtgtctgtccatgtctgtgtgtgtgtgtgtgcctgcccatgtatgtgtgtgtgtctgtccatgtctgtgtgtgtctgtgtctgtgtgtgtgtgtgtgtctgtccatgtctgtgtgtgtgtgtgtgcctgcccatgtatgtgtgtgtgtctgtccatgtctgtgtgtgtctgtgtctgtgtgtgtgtgtgtgtgtctgtctccgttTTCAGTGGGTAGAATTGGATTTGCCTTGTCTGTGATGCTCCTAGGGTTCAATAGCCTGTCCTGGACTGACTGCCTTTGTTTCAACTTGAGATTCCTGTCTACCACACAGCATTGagagaacaggaagaggccatgcGGCCATCGGATCTGTGCTAGCGTTTACGCTGCAACAGTAGCCCCTCCTACCTCCTCCTCGCCTCGCCCTATCAGCACAtcgttctactcctttcccccagctgtgtttatccagcttcccccacccccaccccctaaccgCGTGGATACCAgtcaccctctccccatcacacacTGCTCCAAATGTGGCTTCACCAAAGTATGTGGAGGCCAGGAATGTCCACATGTCCCAGTTGCGGCCTACGCAAGGTTCCGATCCTGGATTTTAACGTTTCTCTCtgttctgctccctccctccaggtGCCACCAGCCGAGGGCCCAACTCCGATGCAACTGGCACCGGGTGAAAAGGAGGAACACAGGAATGGGAATGGGCTGGAAAACGGCAGCAGGAAGCAGGGGTCCCGGGGCTCGAGCCGGAGCCCCCAGCCGCAGGCCGGAGAGGGGCTCGAGGGGGGCTGGTGGAAATCGCGGCCGCCCGACAGCGTGAAGGGCCTGCTGGTGGCCCTGTTTGGGGGCGGCGTGCCGGCCGGATTCGTGGCCCCCTTCACCAGGATCGCCTACGAGGCCTCCCAGGTCCCCTCGCTGGAAATCCTGCTCTTCCGCTGCCTCCTGCACCTGGCCCTGGGCTTCTACATCCGCTTCCGGGGGGCACCCCTCTTCGGGCCCAGGGAGGCCTGGAGGTCCATCTTCATCCACGCCATCATCAACGTCGTGTCCATCGCCTGCGCCTACAGCTCCTTCATGGTCATCCCGGCCGGCAACGCGTCCACCGTCCGCAAGGGGACGTCCACCCTCTGCTCCACCCTGATGGCCCTGGTCATTGACAGCTACCACCTCAGCCTGTACGACGGGATAGGCCTACTCGGCAGTATGGTGGGGCTGGGCCTCATCGTGGTGCCGGAGCTGACCAACCTGGACAAGGGCTCGCGCCTGTCGGACGTCTTCGGCTACATCCTGGCCATGCTGGGCGGGCTGGCCTTGGCCATGGCCCTGATcatcttccgcagcctcacccaccCGTCCAAGATGATGACGGCGGCCTTCACCTTCGGCGTGGTGGGCAGCCTGGTCTGCGCCCCCCTCATGTCCCTGCTGCAGAGGCCCGTCTTGCCCATCGACCCCCTCACCTGGTGCTGCGTGACTGGTATCACCCTCCTGGCCCTGCTCTCCTTCTTCTGCGCCAACTACGCGGTGACCAAGACCCACCCGGCGCTGGTGTGCGCCTTCCTGCACTCGGAAGTGGTGGTCACCATGGTGATCCAATACTTCTTCCTCCAGGAGCCGGTCACGGCCTTTGGGATCAGTGGAGCCGGCGTGATCATCTGCAGCATCGTGGTCATCACCATGCAGAGCATTGTTCACCGGCGGCAGAGATCCGATGTAAATAAATAATATTAAAAATTGAAATTTTTACACACATCTAATTTGGTGACGGAGATTTGTGCTGGGGTTTGGGGCCatgggagaccattcggcccatcgagtccgctccgccattctatcatggctgatatgttcctcagccGCTACCTACAATGttccagaccaagagctggattgcaaaatcagtcagagcatctcctccctagaacacgtgGCCCAGGAGGGGGGGAGTCGGCAATTTACCCTCCCGGGCCTGACGCCCTCaatgtgaccatggctgatcccatcctggccttaactccaccgtcctgcccgttctccataacccttcaacccattaccgatTCAAAATCTGtagaactcctccttaaatttggattggattggattggatttagaacatagaacagtacagcacagaacaggcccttcggccctcgatgttgtgccgagccatgatcaccctactcaaacccacgtatccaccctatacccgtaacccaacaacccccccccccttaaccttacttttaaggacactacgggcaatttatcacggccaatccacctaacccgcacatctttggactgtgggaggaaaccggagcacccggaggaaacccacgcagacacggggaggacgtgcagactccgacacagacagtgacccagccgggaatcgaacctgggaccctggagctgtgaagcatttatgctaaccaccatgctaccgtgctgctgtcacgtgtaccgaggtacagtgaaaagtatttttctgcgagctgctcaacagatcattcagtacatgggaagaaaagggaattaaacagaattcaagaaaatacatgagaatacataatagggcaacacaagatacacaatgtaactacatcagcattggcatcgggtgaagcagacagggtgtagtgttaatgaggtcagtccataagagggtcatttaggggatctggtaacagcggggaagaagctgtttctgagtctgttcgtgcgagttctcagacttctgtatctcctgcccaatggaagaagtttgaagagtgagtaagccgggtgggaggggtctttgatgatgctgcccgctttccccaggcagcgggaggtgtagacagagtcagcggatgggaggcaggttcgtgtgatggactgggcggtgttcacgactctctgaagttccttgtggtcctgggccgagcagttgccataccaggctgtgatgcagcccaataggatgctttctatggggcatctgtaaaagttggtaagggttaatgtggacatgccgaattgccttagtttcatgaggaagtataggcgctgttgtgctttcttggtgataacgtcgacgtgagtggaccaggataggtttttggtgatgtgcacccctaggaatttgaaactgctaaccatctccacctcggctccgtgtCACTCCGTGGGACACTTTACTCAGTATCCCAGCGTCCACCCCACTCTGGGGGAGCGAATTACACAGATTGACAACCCTTcgggagaagtagttcctcctcaaatctgttttagatttgctgcctcttattctaagacgtctcgttctagaatgccccacaagaggaagcatttaCTCCACGTCTACTTCATCCAGACCTTTTCACATCTTGTGTACCTCGATTAGATCTCCCctccttctaaactcgagagtatcagcctaaactgttcaatctctcttcaaacgACAAACCCTCTAATCTCCGGGGCCAATCTATCCAATTAATCATCTGACAACGCCCCCTCGAAGGCCTCGCTCGAACCCACCTCCACCAGACAGCCAGGCAGCCCATCCCAGCTCCCCAACCAGTCGCTGGGTGAGAGGGTTTTTTTTTCACCCCGTCCGTGAGGGGGTCATGGTTTTGAAGAGGCCCCgaccaaatctcctcttagccgtCTTCTCTTGGAGGGGAACAGTCGCCCTCCTTCCCCCGTTCCCCCCCAGTCAGCCCTGGGTCGTTAAGGGTCAAGgttgagaccattcagcccctagaACCTCctcacccattcagcccctctaaccCGGGGGATCCCCCTGGAGTTTCGGCCAGCCAATGCCACACAACCGGACGGCGCAGCAGAGGAAGGTGagaaaccaggagcaggagtggcCGCTCGGCCTTTGGGCCTGCCCTAGCCATCTCCaattccccccccgccctctcccttgGCAGCGTTCAATCCGTCCGTCCAGCTCAACCCTTGTTGAAGCTCGTGGACTGAGGTTCCGCCGGACCCCTGGGGTCAAGAATTCCAGACACGAGCAACCCTCTGGGTGATGAAAGTTCCCCTCACCTCACCCAAAATGGCCGCCCCCCCCCGTTATCGCGATACcatgtcccccccacccctgccgagtTGTGGAGTTTCCTGCCAGACGGAAGGGCCCCAAGGTGCCCCAACAGGATTGCATAATCGGACATAAAGCTGATGGTGAGGTCCAGAGGGAGATATCGGGTCACAGGTGACCGATAGCTTGGGcggagaggtagattttaaggagtttattgagggaagggagggagtggcAGTGGGTAGCTGAAGACGAGTGGGAGCGCTGGAGGttttctcactctctcaccagGTAGCGAgggaggccactcagtccataGTGCCTGTACTATCCCTTTGACAGAGTTATCCAATTAGCCCTATCCTCCGGAGTCAGGCAATGACCAAGTCTTGGTTTCTCCTCAGGAATGAAGGGGTGGGAGAACGGAGGTG comes from Scyliorhinus canicula chromosome 29, sScyCan1.1, whole genome shotgun sequence and encodes:
- the LOC119958331 gene encoding solute carrier family 35 member G3-like: WKSRPPDSVKGLLVALFGGGVPAGFVAPFTRIAYEASQVPSLEILLFRCLLHLALGFYIRFRGAPLFGPREAWRSIFIHAIINVVSIACAYSSFMVIPAGNASTVRKGTSTLCSTLMALVIDSYHLSLYDGIGLLGSMVGLGLIVVPELTNLDKGSRLSDVFGYILAMLGGLALAMALIIFRSLTHPSKMMTAAFTFGVVGSLVCAPLMSLLQRPVLPIDPLTWCCVTGITLLALLSFFCANYAVTKTHPALVCAFLHSEVVVTMVIQYFFLQEPVTAFGISGAGVIICSIVVITMQSIVHRRQRSDVNK